One genomic region from Aneurinibacillus sp. REN35 encodes:
- a CDS encoding zinc-dependent alcohol dehydrogenase, with the protein MKALQWMERGTVKVNDLPVPTIKNHEVLIRVKSAAICGTDLHIVTKGFPGTAPPLTLGHEFAGVIEQIGSEVSGWTVGDRVAVEPISICGQCEYCLGSNYDLCDSFLEAGFSYDGGIAEFVVADAAHIYPLPDTISFQEAAVLEPLGNIVRAVERGRVAGAQSVIVIGDGFEGLLFAQMAKKSGVPKVIVVGRHDYKLAIAKETGADFVINGKSEDAVQAALLLTEGRGAEVVFEAAGTELSIQQALTLVKKGGRMVLFGVCEELVPLDVYKIMQQEIEIIGSVGHAGVWEQSIQHVADRSATVAPYLRTQVPFASVETAFQQMINKEIEAVKVIVNMEA; encoded by the coding sequence ATGAAAGCGCTGCAATGGATGGAGAGAGGCACGGTAAAAGTAAACGACCTGCCGGTTCCGACGATCAAAAATCATGAGGTGCTGATTCGGGTTAAAAGCGCAGCCATCTGCGGGACGGATCTGCACATTGTCACAAAGGGCTTTCCGGGTACCGCTCCTCCGCTTACGTTAGGGCATGAGTTTGCGGGCGTGATTGAGCAGATAGGCAGCGAAGTAAGCGGCTGGACGGTTGGTGATCGGGTGGCTGTGGAGCCGATCTCGATATGCGGGCAGTGTGAATACTGTCTGGGCAGCAACTATGATCTGTGCGATTCATTTTTAGAAGCAGGCTTTTCTTATGACGGAGGGATTGCGGAGTTTGTTGTGGCCGATGCGGCACACATCTATCCGCTGCCGGATACGATCAGCTTCCAGGAAGCAGCGGTGCTTGAGCCGCTCGGCAACATTGTCCGGGCGGTGGAGCGTGGACGGGTAGCGGGAGCGCAAAGCGTGATCGTGATCGGGGACGGTTTTGAAGGATTGTTGTTTGCGCAGATGGCAAAAAAATCCGGCGTACCTAAGGTCATTGTGGTTGGGAGGCATGACTACAAGCTGGCCATTGCGAAGGAAACGGGAGCCGATTTCGTCATTAACGGAAAGAGTGAAGATGCGGTACAAGCCGCTCTGCTGCTGACGGAGGGCCGCGGGGCAGAAGTCGTATTTGAGGCGGCGGGTACAGAGCTATCGATTCAGCAGGCGCTGACCCTTGTGAAAAAGGGCGGCCGCATGGTGCTGTTTGGTGTATGTGAGGAGCTTGTGCCGCTTGATGTGTATAAGATTATGCAGCAGGAGATTGAGATCATCGGCAGTGTAGGTCACGCCGGCGTATGGGAGCAGAGCATCCAACACGTAGCGGACCGATCCGCCACGGTAGCACCGTATCTTCGTACGCAGGTTCCGTTTGCCAGCGTGGAGACGGCGTTTCAGCAGATGATCAACAAGGAAATAGAAGCCGTCAAAGTGATTGTAAATATGGAGGCGTAG
- a CDS encoding amidohydrolase family protein produces the protein MIFDCHTHVFGPGQVGGGALAASRKAWGEDYEMIAEPEQNWACVGPYDGAIVLAFDAPATGIEVPNEYVAAYVAKHPTRLFGFASVDPNRENAPVLLESAVKELKLKGLKLGPIYQNFYPEEKQHFALYAKANELGIPILWHQGTSFVPEGYLDASRPAQLDPIARQFPDLTMIIAHMGHPWTGECISVVRKNHNMYMDLSALGGRPWQFYNAMALAFEYGVLHKVLLGSDYPFFTTEQTINSLRNINHIVEGTNLPRIPEKAIEDIIHRNTPELLGLV, from the coding sequence ATGATTTTTGATTGCCATACCCACGTATTCGGACCGGGGCAGGTAGGGGGTGGCGCATTGGCTGCTTCCCGAAAAGCATGGGGGGAAGACTATGAGATGATCGCAGAGCCGGAACAAAACTGGGCGTGTGTCGGACCGTATGATGGCGCGATTGTTTTGGCATTTGACGCTCCGGCTACTGGCATTGAGGTTCCGAATGAATATGTGGCCGCGTATGTTGCCAAGCATCCTACCCGACTCTTCGGATTTGCCAGTGTAGATCCGAATCGGGAGAATGCGCCCGTTCTGCTTGAGAGTGCGGTAAAAGAATTGAAACTAAAAGGACTCAAGCTCGGTCCTATTTACCAAAATTTTTATCCAGAAGAGAAGCAGCATTTTGCGCTGTATGCAAAAGCGAATGAGTTGGGAATCCCGATTTTATGGCATCAGGGTACGTCATTTGTGCCAGAAGGATATTTAGACGCTTCGCGGCCGGCGCAGCTTGACCCGATTGCCCGCCAATTCCCCGACCTGACGATGATTATTGCTCATATGGGGCATCCGTGGACGGGAGAATGCATCTCTGTCGTGCGAAAAAACCATAATATGTACATGGATTTATCAGCGCTTGGCGGCCGGCCGTGGCAGTTCTATAACGCAATGGCCTTAGCGTTTGAATACGGTGTGCTGCACAAAGTATTGCTTGGTTCGGATTATCCGTTCTTTACGACGGAACAGACCATCAACAGCCTGCGGAACATCAATCACATTGTAGAGGGGACGAACCTGCCGCGTATTCCGGAGAAGGCGATCGAAGACATTATCCATCGGAATACACCGGAGCTGCTCGGTCTGGTGTAG
- a CDS encoding response regulator transcription factor, translating into MRIVIVDDQKSLRLGLAKRVEQLDERYKVVGIAGNGAEGEQIIRLTKPDIAFVDIRMPFINGIDLIKKLRADNEAACTSFIILTAYSEFEYAQQALRYGAFDYLLKPVSRETLEKTMLRVSDQFAGMKEEMTHAAVQEEEDTAQRIRAFITCYIEGVITEREAVHSIVRQALEIIRAEYMLPLTLAGVSKRLHVNESYLSRLFSHDVGVGFIKFLNHVRINVALELMKEPGLRISEISQMAGFDNVTYFGRLFRKHTKQSPSEYKHHLHAVGVKHER; encoded by the coding sequence ATGCGAATTGTTATTGTTGATGATCAAAAATCATTGCGGTTAGGATTGGCTAAGCGTGTTGAACAGCTCGACGAGCGGTATAAGGTTGTCGGAATCGCCGGCAACGGTGCGGAAGGGGAGCAAATCATCCGATTAACGAAGCCGGATATTGCTTTTGTTGACATTCGGATGCCATTTATTAACGGGATCGACCTCATTAAAAAATTGCGCGCTGACAATGAAGCGGCCTGTACTTCATTCATTATTCTCACGGCGTATTCCGAGTTTGAATATGCCCAGCAGGCACTTCGCTACGGGGCGTTTGATTATTTGCTAAAGCCTGTATCTAGAGAAACCCTTGAAAAAACGATGCTGCGTGTGTCCGACCAATTTGCTGGTATGAAAGAAGAGATGACCCATGCGGCAGTGCAGGAGGAAGAAGATACCGCACAGCGGATACGAGCGTTCATCACATGCTATATCGAAGGCGTGATAACAGAGAGAGAAGCCGTACACAGCATTGTTAGACAAGCACTTGAGATCATCCGTGCTGAATATATGCTTCCGCTAACATTAGCCGGGGTATCGAAGCGCCTGCATGTAAATGAAAGCTATTTAAGCCGTCTTTTTTCGCACGATGTGGGTGTAGGTTTTATCAAGTTTTTAAATCATGTGCGCATCAATGTAGCGCTGGAGCTAATGAAGGAACCCGGGCTTCGGATTAGTGAGATTTCTCAAATGGCAGGGTTTGATAATGTAACGTATTTTGGAAGGTTGTTTAGAAAACATACGAAGCAATCCCCGAGTGAGTATAAACATCACCTTCACGCAGTTGGAGTGAAGCATGAAAGGTAA
- a CDS encoding aspartate aminotransferase family protein, producing MYSKSAALYEEATQYTPGGVHTSIRNIDPHLIFTEAKGAYIYDADGNKYIDYQAAFGPYILGHNHPFVNDRVKEALDRTDLFGVGTTDLEIECARKITTHVPSADQVLFCNSGSEATYHAIRLSRAVTERTKLIKFQGCYHGWHDYVARNMLSTPDKIGKRDPGSAGMMEEAIDHTLICTYNDLEDVERTFQQHAGEIAALIVEPIPHNIGCVMPQPGFLEGLRELCSAYGALLIFDEVITGFRHNIGGYQKVCGVTPDLTTMGKAMANGFPIAAIAGKKEYMERFNTNPGGDVWFAGTYNGHAVGTAATIATIELMENEPVHEHIFALGDRMRSGIRDIHTRLGIQAYVAGFGSVWTTYFMNFEPKNYTDLMENDAELYVTYRKKLLERGVFKMPMNIKRNHISYSHTENDIDNTLQIIEDVLKEVKPVSSSTGK from the coding sequence ATGTATTCAAAAAGCGCGGCATTATATGAGGAAGCAACACAATATACACCAGGAGGGGTGCATACATCGATCCGCAACATTGATCCCCACTTGATTTTTACAGAGGCAAAAGGCGCCTACATTTACGATGCAGACGGAAATAAGTATATTGATTATCAGGCCGCTTTTGGACCGTATATACTCGGACACAATCATCCGTTTGTGAATGATCGTGTTAAGGAGGCGCTTGATCGGACGGATTTGTTTGGAGTGGGGACGACGGATTTGGAAATCGAATGTGCGCGTAAAATCACCACGCACGTGCCATCGGCTGATCAGGTGTTGTTCTGCAATTCCGGCTCTGAGGCAACGTATCATGCCATTCGTCTCTCGCGTGCGGTGACGGAACGAACGAAGCTGATTAAGTTTCAGGGATGCTATCATGGCTGGCATGATTATGTGGCAAGAAACATGCTGAGTACGCCGGATAAAATCGGCAAGCGTGACCCGGGCTCGGCAGGCATGATGGAAGAAGCGATCGATCATACGCTGATCTGCACCTATAACGATCTTGAGGATGTGGAGCGTACATTCCAGCAGCATGCCGGTGAAATCGCGGCCTTAATTGTAGAGCCGATCCCTCATAACATCGGCTGTGTTATGCCGCAGCCAGGTTTCTTGGAAGGACTGCGCGAGCTGTGCAGCGCATACGGCGCTCTCTTAATCTTTGATGAAGTCATTACCGGTTTTCGGCACAATATCGGTGGCTATCAAAAGGTATGCGGGGTGACGCCGGATTTGACGACAATGGGAAAAGCGATGGCGAACGGCTTCCCGATTGCGGCAATCGCCGGAAAGAAAGAATACATGGAGCGGTTTAATACGAATCCGGGCGGTGATGTATGGTTTGCCGGTACGTACAATGGACATGCCGTAGGAACAGCCGCTACCATCGCCACGATTGAGCTGATGGAGAATGAGCCGGTGCATGAACATATTTTTGCATTGGGCGATCGGATGCGTAGCGGAATTCGGGACATTCATACACGCCTTGGCATTCAGGCTTATGTCGCAGGATTTGGCTCGGTATGGACCACATATTTTATGAACTTTGAGCCGAAAAATTACACTGACTTAATGGAAAACGATGCAGAATTGTATGTCACGTATCGTAAAAAGCTGCTAGAGCGAGGCGTATTTAAGATGCCGATGAATATTAAGCGCAATCATATCAGCTACAGCCATACAGAAAATGACATTGACAATACCCTGCAGATTATTGAAGATGTATTAAAAGAAGTAAAGCCCGTATCCTCTTCAACTGGTAAATAG
- a CDS encoding carbohydrate ABC transporter permease, whose translation MQNQRTLSNLMFLFPVSIVIFTFLLLPMLQTLYYSFTDWQGIGEYRFIGLENYTQVFQDETYLDALWRTLFIGTSAALLANVFGLGLALVLNQALKTKNILRALFYIPNVVPVVVAAFVWQFMLSGNGLINSLFSIKIPWLDSPQYVVFSIIGISVWQMIGPIMIVYLAALQGVPDELKEAAMVDGASAVRRFFTVTVPMIAPGITVNVLIGLANGIRLFDLPYALTGGGPANASETLAIRIYKYAFESANLTFGMAASVVMTVVVLILTYFFVGLSTKYERST comes from the coding sequence ATGCAAAACCAACGAACATTATCGAATCTCATGTTTTTATTCCCGGTCTCGATCGTGATTTTCACTTTTCTACTGCTGCCGATGCTCCAGACGCTGTATTACAGCTTTACGGATTGGCAGGGCATAGGGGAATACCGGTTTATCGGATTGGAGAATTATACTCAAGTGTTTCAGGATGAGACGTATCTTGATGCGCTGTGGCGCACGCTGTTTATTGGTACGTCTGCGGCGCTGCTTGCCAATGTTTTCGGGCTGGGCTTAGCGCTGGTGCTGAATCAGGCGCTGAAGACGAAGAATATTCTTCGGGCGCTGTTTTACATTCCGAATGTTGTCCCTGTCGTGGTCGCCGCTTTCGTCTGGCAGTTCATGCTGAGTGGAAACGGCCTGATTAACTCCTTGTTCTCGATAAAGATTCCGTGGCTGGATTCCCCGCAATATGTGGTGTTTTCCATTATCGGCATCTCGGTCTGGCAGATGATTGGACCGATTATGATTGTTTATTTGGCTGCGCTGCAGGGTGTGCCGGATGAGCTGAAGGAAGCGGCGATGGTGGATGGGGCTTCTGCGGTTCGCCGTTTCTTCACCGTTACCGTACCGATGATCGCGCCGGGGATCACCGTGAACGTGTTAATCGGACTGGCCAACGGCATCCGCCTGTTTGATCTGCCGTATGCCCTGACGGGGGGCGGGCCTGCCAATGCGAGTGAAACGCTGGCCATCCGCATCTATAAGTATGCGTTCGAGTCGGCAAATCTCACCTTTGGCATGGCAGCGTCTGTCGTAATGACGGTTGTAGTGCTGATCCTTACCTATTTCTTTGTCGGGCTTTCAACTAAATACGAAAGGAGCACATAG
- a CDS encoding carbohydrate ABC transporter permease → MEKQLQTTGMMQESVLQRKRTRMRKIKHVGFELVVIFLSVLFCIPLYLIVINAFKTSAEIIRHPLTPPLSLEGWDNIWRAFEQADILRSYLVTFAIGGMTVVYIVFASSIAAYAIARGRSFFFKAAYWVFLSCILMPVQSAFIPLIFLLKYFDLYNNLFGISLVYIAVLAPFCIFMYTGFIRGIPIELEESAFLDGCSPIRTFFQIIFPLLKPVTATLIIMQFIYVWNDLLLPLVILNPNDYPTVSLGLYKFFGAKGQGDMSLLFGGIILVLLPVVLLFLRFQKYFVKGLSSGAIKG, encoded by the coding sequence ATGGAAAAGCAGCTGCAGACAACCGGGATGATGCAGGAGTCGGTGCTACAAAGAAAGCGGACACGGATGAGGAAAATCAAGCACGTTGGATTTGAGCTGGTTGTGATTTTCTTGTCGGTACTGTTCTGTATTCCGCTGTATTTAATTGTTATCAACGCGTTTAAAACCAGCGCGGAGATCATTCGACATCCGCTGACCCCGCCCCTATCCTTAGAAGGCTGGGATAACATCTGGCGCGCGTTTGAGCAGGCGGATATTCTCCGGTCGTACTTAGTTACCTTTGCAATCGGAGGGATGACCGTTGTCTATATCGTCTTTGCTTCATCGATTGCGGCGTATGCCATTGCGCGGGGACGCTCGTTTTTCTTTAAGGCAGCGTATTGGGTGTTTTTATCCTGTATTTTGATGCCTGTTCAATCTGCGTTTATCCCGCTTATCTTTCTGTTAAAATACTTTGATTTGTATAATAACCTGTTTGGGATTTCGCTTGTGTATATCGCTGTGTTGGCGCCGTTCTGCATCTTTATGTATACAGGATTTATTCGGGGTATTCCGATCGAGTTGGAAGAGTCGGCTTTTCTGGACGGCTGTTCGCCGATTCGAACCTTTTTTCAGATCATTTTCCCGCTGCTGAAGCCGGTCACCGCCACCTTAATTATTATGCAGTTCATTTATGTGTGGAATGATCTTCTGCTTCCGTTAGTTATCCTGAATCCGAATGATTATCCAACCGTAAGCCTTGGGCTGTATAAATTCTTCGGTGCCAAAGGGCAGGGTGATATGAGCTTATTGTTTGGCGGGATTATTCTTGTGCTACTGCCGGTTGTACTCTTGTTCCTACGCTTTCAGAAATATTTTGTCAAGGGACTGTCTTCCGGTGCGATTAAAGGGTGA
- a CDS encoding IlvD/Edd family dehydratase — protein sequence MSREEGQGRGSEFFTDSGLWGFIHRSFTKSMGYTAEDLQKPVIGICNTFSELNKCHSHFRELVEYVKRGVWQAGGLPMEFPTISIGEPYVKPTTMLLRNLMAMDTEEMLRAHPLDGVVLLGGCDKTVPAQLMAAGSVNIPAIVLTGGPMLNGHLRGETLGACTDCYRFTLEHKAGNMTDDELDEVEASICRSDGHCMVMGTASTMASVAEALGMALPGCAAIPAPDSRRRHMAEMTGKQIVALAKGNLRPKDIMTLPAFENAIRVVMASGGSTNAIIHLVAMAARLGLHIPLETFDELSASTPYLVNVRPSGKYQMEEYFYAGGVPALMKELEPLLHGDCITVTGATVRENLRDVQVHDRDVISPLQQPLAAEGGIAVLRGNLAPHGALIKQTAVSPALRKHKGKAVVFESVADMNARIDDEALDVDENSVLVLKNAGPKGAPGMPEVGQIPIPQKLLKKGVRDMVRISDARISGTSYGALIVHVAPEAAVGGPLAFVRDGDEIELDIDERRLEVYISSAELQARKQVWQPPVSPYTRGYGWLFCEHVLQADEGCDFDFLVPTSIRDKRRGAAEREREEQR from the coding sequence ATGAGCAGAGAAGAAGGACAGGGCCGCGGAAGCGAATTTTTTACGGATAGCGGATTGTGGGGATTCATTCACCGATCCTTTACGAAGTCGATGGGCTACACGGCAGAGGATCTGCAAAAGCCGGTCATTGGCATCTGCAATACGTTCAGTGAATTAAACAAGTGCCATTCCCATTTTCGGGAACTGGTAGAGTATGTGAAGCGCGGGGTGTGGCAGGCCGGCGGATTACCGATGGAATTCCCGACTATCTCCATCGGTGAGCCGTATGTGAAGCCGACGACGATGCTTTTGCGCAATCTGATGGCCATGGATACGGAGGAGATGCTCCGGGCTCATCCGCTTGATGGTGTCGTGCTACTCGGCGGCTGCGACAAAACTGTGCCTGCCCAGTTGATGGCAGCGGGAAGCGTTAATATCCCGGCCATTGTATTGACGGGAGGGCCGATGCTGAATGGTCATCTGCGCGGCGAGACGCTGGGCGCGTGCACGGATTGCTACCGCTTTACCCTAGAACACAAAGCAGGGAATATGACAGATGACGAACTGGATGAAGTAGAGGCATCAATCTGCCGCAGCGACGGACACTGCATGGTTATGGGAACGGCGAGTACCATGGCTTCCGTAGCCGAAGCGCTTGGCATGGCGCTGCCGGGCTGCGCAGCTATCCCAGCTCCGGATTCCCGCAGGCGGCACATGGCGGAAATGACGGGAAAACAGATTGTAGCCCTTGCAAAAGGGAATCTTCGTCCGAAAGACATTATGACGCTGCCTGCATTTGAGAATGCGATCCGCGTTGTGATGGCCAGCGGCGGTTCCACCAATGCCATTATCCACCTTGTTGCCATGGCGGCACGGCTTGGTCTCCATATCCCGCTTGAAACGTTTGATGAACTGAGCGCATCGACGCCGTACCTTGTTAATGTGCGTCCTTCCGGAAAGTATCAGATGGAGGAGTATTTCTATGCCGGAGGGGTGCCTGCATTAATGAAAGAATTAGAGCCGCTGCTGCATGGAGATTGCATCACGGTTACCGGAGCTACCGTCCGCGAAAATCTGCGCGATGTCCAGGTGCATGATAGAGACGTCATCTCCCCGCTTCAGCAGCCGCTTGCAGCAGAAGGAGGTATTGCTGTATTGCGTGGAAACTTAGCACCGCATGGAGCCCTTATTAAGCAGACGGCTGTCTCGCCTGCCCTGCGCAAACACAAGGGGAAGGCAGTAGTCTTTGAATCGGTTGCGGATATGAACGCACGGATCGATGATGAGGCATTGGATGTGGATGAGAATAGTGTGCTTGTACTGAAGAATGCAGGCCCCAAAGGTGCGCCTGGCATGCCGGAGGTTGGGCAGATTCCCATTCCGCAAAAGCTGCTGAAAAAGGGCGTCCGCGATATGGTGCGCATTTCCGATGCACGTATTAGCGGCACTTCCTATGGTGCGCTGATCGTGCATGTTGCACCGGAAGCGGCGGTGGGCGGACCGCTGGCGTTCGTGCGTGATGGGGATGAGATTGAGCTTGATATTGATGAACGCAGGCTTGAAGTATATATCTCTTCAGCAGAACTGCAAGCGCGTAAGCAGGTGTGGCAGCCGCCTGTCTCTCCGTATACACGGGGATACGGCTGGCTGTTTTGTGAGCATGTTCTGCAGGCAGATGAAGGTTGTGATTTCGACTTTTTAGTCCCAACCTCGATTCGGGATAAGAGACGGGGAGCAGCGGAGAGAGAAAGGGAGGAACAGAGATGA
- a CDS encoding ABC transporter substrate-binding protein: protein MKVRKKAVGTWLAVLLLVGSTVGCGKTETEEAGKGAGSQQTQKVRVFLADSLLVSKSKAEEITKKFEDEHPAIDVQFETVPDGNLFERLRVMVATDEMPDIYQINTGHTSAALANKGGYLYDLKEMESMQNFSPAIQKAVQVDGKSAAFSLGIGVLGFHYNKELLAEVGFAQPPQTWEELMEAGEKLKQKDKALLVYASKWQTSIGNVFHWTFGHHALKNPEFRKAYESNSVDWSKPENHAILLEGYKRFAELNKYVLSGSFTNEYQVAQQAFVNGEAAMIMGGTWDGVQIRNMAPDLKTAFMNLPYAKEQENPVIFTAEDGLAINAKSQNLEAAKTFLNWLFSKEAYGQIVAAKQNFSAQPGVGELDEVYAQVPKWLETNRTVPFANIGPMPDTVYIKLGETAQSTTFGSDVEKAVEQFVKEYTTKKK from the coding sequence ATGAAAGTAAGAAAGAAGGCGGTCGGTACGTGGCTTGCGGTCCTCCTGCTTGTTGGAAGCACCGTGGGCTGCGGGAAGACGGAGACGGAAGAAGCAGGAAAGGGTGCGGGCTCGCAGCAAACCCAAAAGGTACGTGTGTTTTTAGCGGATTCTTTGCTGGTCTCTAAATCAAAGGCGGAAGAGATCACCAAAAAGTTCGAGGATGAGCACCCTGCGATTGATGTGCAGTTCGAAACAGTACCGGATGGTAATTTATTTGAGCGGCTGCGTGTGATGGTGGCAACCGATGAAATGCCGGATATCTATCAAATTAATACGGGGCATACGTCGGCTGCACTAGCCAATAAAGGCGGCTATCTGTATGACTTAAAAGAGATGGAATCAATGCAGAACTTCTCCCCAGCCATCCAAAAGGCGGTGCAGGTAGACGGTAAAAGCGCAGCGTTTTCTTTAGGAATCGGGGTATTGGGCTTTCATTACAATAAGGAGTTGCTGGCGGAAGTCGGATTTGCACAACCTCCACAAACGTGGGAAGAGCTGATGGAAGCCGGTGAGAAGCTAAAGCAGAAGGACAAGGCGCTCCTTGTATATGCGTCCAAGTGGCAAACCTCGATCGGTAACGTATTTCATTGGACATTCGGACATCACGCCTTAAAAAACCCAGAATTCCGCAAAGCGTATGAGTCCAATTCCGTTGACTGGAGCAAGCCTGAGAACCATGCGATTTTACTTGAGGGCTATAAACGATTTGCAGAGTTAAATAAATACGTGCTGTCTGGCAGCTTCACGAACGAATACCAGGTGGCCCAGCAGGCTTTCGTGAATGGAGAAGCGGCTATGATCATGGGCGGGACATGGGATGGTGTTCAGATTCGCAACATGGCACCTGATTTGAAAACCGCATTTATGAATCTGCCGTATGCGAAGGAGCAGGAGAACCCGGTTATTTTTACTGCTGAAGACGGGCTTGCCATTAACGCCAAATCGCAAAATCTGGAGGCGGCGAAGACATTTCTTAACTGGCTATTCAGCAAGGAAGCGTACGGACAAATCGTAGCGGCCAAGCAGAATTTTTCTGCGCAGCCTGGTGTAGGAGAGTTGGATGAAGTATATGCGCAGGTTCCAAAGTGGTTGGAGACAAATCGTACCGTTCCTTTTGCCAACATCGGTCCGATGCCGGATACCGTATACATTAAGCTCGGTGAGACAGCGCAATCTACCACGTTTGGCAGTGATGTGGAAAAAGCGGTAGAACAATTCGTGAAAGAATATACGACCAAAAAGAAATAA
- a CDS encoding cache domain-containing sensor histidine kinase yields MKGKWPHLSFRQSLLTKFVFAFVAFLSIPILVFQFLLFHSWMDTSVALVVKQHEVNLYYIKQKIERTLHAIEEENDTLYKMTGNEAFLFAEIGKVETIEQLRGNPYVLDALDRVKNQLFDQSPGKNVYSFLSMDGQLLYQRTDMSSLILKGAQKKSYKQEAWFQEVVARGAANTVLPAHASFFVSDDSRRYLSFAQVLRNPYTLESIGISMIDVDLTLFDSLVQDITTSPYIGVEIVGSDGHLLYSRNVEQAGDRSADYVEMAEEIRPYGWQLKGKVMKNILIDYYQASLIQNNMIVIIATLILLGCFVLFLSRRLSPLSQLAEMMNKAKQGNFKVRIQMDGRDEFKVLIATFNEMTTEIERLFQEKEKVYQEKLKYELTSMEKIINPHFMYNTLDVIQYKAADEDTDTVCDMIISLSTIMRYTVERFDERVNWREEVQWLTDYLYLQKQLYEERVTCHLLIDEEVLRFTTRKLMLQPFVENAFIHGFENKLEDGLLFIKGWVEADCLVFRIEDNGKGFSKRVAWRLTRDTIDLVKPLGFGMYVTAQRFLLEDANNVIVINSEPEHGTTIELRQRIYE; encoded by the coding sequence ATGAAAGGTAAATGGCCGCATCTTTCCTTTCGCCAATCGCTGCTGACCAAATTCGTCTTTGCCTTTGTTGCTTTTCTGAGCATACCGATTCTGGTGTTTCAGTTTCTCCTGTTTCATTCCTGGATGGATACATCGGTAGCGCTTGTTGTAAAACAGCATGAAGTGAACCTATATTATATCAAACAAAAAATTGAACGTACGCTCCATGCGATCGAAGAAGAAAACGACACGCTATATAAAATGACAGGCAATGAGGCCTTTTTGTTTGCGGAGATCGGAAAAGTAGAAACGATCGAGCAATTGCGGGGGAATCCGTATGTTCTAGATGCCTTGGATCGGGTGAAGAACCAGCTTTTTGATCAGTCCCCAGGCAAAAATGTATACAGCTTTCTATCGATGGATGGTCAACTGCTGTATCAGCGTACCGATATGTCTTCTCTTATTTTAAAGGGGGCGCAGAAAAAAAGTTATAAGCAGGAAGCGTGGTTTCAAGAGGTTGTCGCCAGAGGAGCCGCCAATACGGTGCTCCCTGCACATGCGTCTTTTTTTGTGAGCGATGATTCGCGTCGCTATCTTTCATTTGCCCAGGTGCTTCGCAATCCATATACGCTAGAGTCGATCGGCATCAGTATGATTGATGTCGATCTTACGTTATTTGACTCCCTTGTGCAGGACATTACTACAAGCCCTTACATCGGTGTAGAGATTGTTGGCTCCGATGGTCACCTGCTCTACAGTCGTAATGTAGAACAGGCAGGTGACAGATCAGCGGACTATGTGGAGATGGCAGAGGAGATTCGTCCGTATGGATGGCAGCTTAAAGGGAAAGTGATGAAAAATATTCTGATTGATTATTATCAGGCCTCATTAATACAGAACAATATGATCGTCATTATTGCTACGTTAATCCTGCTCGGCTGCTTTGTGTTGTTCCTCTCTCGCCGCCTATCTCCTCTGTCCCAGTTGGCGGAGATGATGAATAAAGCGAAGCAGGGAAATTTCAAGGTGCGAATTCAGATGGATGGCCGGGATGAATTCAAAGTGCTCATTGCCACATTCAATGAAATGACCACTGAAATTGAGAGATTGTTTCAAGAGAAGGAGAAGGTATATCAAGAAAAGTTGAAATATGAGCTTACCAGTATGGAAAAAATCATTAACCCGCATTTTATGTACAATACGCTCGATGTAATTCAATACAAGGCGGCTGATGAAGATACGGATACCGTATGCGATATGATCATCTCTTTATCCACGATCATGAGGTATACCGTGGAGCGGTTTGATGAGCGGGTCAACTGGCGGGAGGAAGTGCAGTGGCTTACAGACTATTTGTATTTACAAAAACAATTATATGAAGAACGGGTGACATGTCACCTTCTCATAGATGAGGAGGTGCTGCGCTTCACAACCCGCAAACTTATGCTGCAGCCTTTTGTGGAGAATGCATTTATTCACGGATTTGAAAACAAGCTAGAGGACGGGCTGCTCTTCATCAAAGGATGGGTAGAGGCTGACTGCCTTGTCTTCCGCATTGAAGATAATGGAAAAGGGTTTTCCAAGCGGGTGGCCTGGAGGCTGACGCGAGATACGATCGATCTTGTTAAACCCCTGGGGTTTGGTATGTATGTTACAGCGCAGCGCTTTTTGCTAGAGGATGCAAACAATGTGATCGTGATTAATAGTGAGCCTGAACATGGTACCACCATTGAATTAAGGCAAAGAATATATGAATAA